Proteins from a single region of Leuconostoc gasicomitatum LMG 18811:
- a CDS encoding PucR family transcriptional regulator translates to MKLIDILKHPSLHSIQVAAGANGLSRNVTQVGMIDAPDINDFLFEGQLLVTSGFHFTKNSHLLHDLIIGMHDINASGIAIKLDRYIYELPTDIIILADKLAIPILWTPADDFLSLTVKRLTAVILETQNTELRQIIAINQQLSNLNAQNITYQHLLDQSAKVLKTPLALLDSHFTALYASSEWVAQREFLTHYLRHESDIDYLNLLAPTRIAFNHQIIDILPIFSALNENKAFAAFVVNESEPSDFQMLRQQQVMNTLGLANSRTDLLNETDFRNRSGFFLNVMQGGLSDSAIDNYLHDESIDNKQCFRVAIIDFVQQNTIIESHQFEIRQQLTRWFISEHHLPVLTFSHSQQLVLLINEDIDTRQFLNQLFQFLNTQKKLNYPFTMGFSRISKSVHKLSELYDQANNALKLTSSQHPIMRFRPKNAQELLDLLPKQESDVFVEKTLGSILKNTELLETLKSYVFLHQNVTAVATALFVHRNTINYRLKRISDLLGVDLEMPDVLVDIQLALLLI, encoded by the coding sequence ATGAAACTAATTGACATATTAAAACATCCCTCACTTCACAGTATCCAAGTAGCTGCTGGTGCTAATGGCTTATCTCGTAATGTCACACAAGTTGGTATGATAGATGCACCTGATATTAATGATTTTCTTTTTGAAGGTCAATTATTAGTGACCTCTGGTTTTCATTTTACTAAAAATTCTCATTTATTACACGATCTCATCATTGGTATGCATGACATAAACGCAAGTGGCATTGCTATTAAATTAGACCGTTACATTTATGAACTACCAACAGACATCATCATTTTAGCAGACAAATTAGCGATTCCTATACTTTGGACACCGGCAGATGATTTTTTATCATTAACAGTTAAACGTCTCACCGCGGTCATCTTAGAAACACAAAATACCGAACTAAGACAAATTATCGCCATTAATCAACAATTATCAAATCTAAACGCTCAAAATATTACCTATCAACATTTACTTGATCAAAGTGCTAAAGTATTAAAAACGCCACTTGCCTTATTAGATTCTCATTTTACAGCATTATATGCTAGTAGTGAGTGGGTTGCTCAACGTGAATTTTTAACGCATTATTTGCGTCATGAATCTGACATCGATTATCTTAATTTATTAGCACCAACCCGTATTGCATTTAATCATCAAATTATTGATATTTTACCAATTTTTTCAGCGCTAAATGAAAACAAAGCATTTGCTGCATTTGTGGTCAATGAATCAGAACCATCAGATTTTCAAATGTTGCGGCAGCAACAAGTCATGAATACTTTAGGCCTTGCTAATTCTCGGACAGATTTATTAAATGAGACTGACTTTCGTAACCGTTCTGGATTTTTCTTGAATGTCATGCAAGGTGGCCTAAGTGACTCAGCCATAGATAATTATTTGCACGATGAAAGTATTGACAACAAACAATGTTTTCGTGTGGCCATAATAGACTTTGTCCAACAAAATACAATCATTGAATCGCACCAATTTGAAATTCGACAACAACTCACACGTTGGTTTATTTCAGAGCATCATCTACCCGTCCTAACATTTTCACATAGTCAGCAACTTGTACTACTTATTAATGAAGATATTGACACACGGCAATTTTTGAATCAATTGTTTCAATTTCTAAACACACAAAAAAAATTGAATTATCCTTTTACAATGGGCTTCTCAAGAATTTCAAAATCTGTTCATAAATTATCTGAATTATATGATCAAGCAAATAATGCTTTGAAATTAACATCCAGCCAACATCCAATTATGCGTTTTCGACCAAAAAATGCGCAAGAACTCCTAGATCTACTACCAAAACAAGAAAGTGACGTTTTCGTGGAGAAAACGTTAGGTAGTATTTTAAAGAACACAGAATTATTGGAAACTCTAAAAAGCTATGTATTTTTGCATCAAAATGTAACTGCAGTTGCAACAGCATTATTTGTTCACAGAAACACCATCAATTATCGACTAAAACGTATTAGTGACTTATTAGGCGTTGACTTAGAAATGCCAGATGTTCTTGTAGATATTCAATTAGCGCTATTATTAATCTGA
- a CDS encoding YitT family protein produces MQKFFHNFMKHRYTGRVGGAIFYAVIVAVAMNYFWRPGHIYSSGFTGFAQLVSTLTGGKIPVALALALVNLPMLIIAWWQLSWRFATFTTLAVLLSAALMPLFDTTRVLTPDPLINALFGGALNGMAVGTALRYGVGTGGLDVIGLLVKKKFGLKMGPVNLGFNALIMIGAGLTYGWKYALYSIVGVIVSSRMIDAFFTRQQQMQVMIITTKPEEMVQGIYDKMRRGVTIINDAHGGYTGEDRAVLLTVITQQERFELREAIKSVDDHAFSSTWKIEHTVGRFYEPEL; encoded by the coding sequence ATGCAAAAATTTTTCCATAATTTTATGAAACATCGTTATACTGGCCGTGTTGGTGGCGCAATATTTTATGCTGTGATTGTTGCCGTTGCTATGAACTATTTTTGGCGACCAGGGCACATTTATTCGTCTGGTTTTACGGGATTTGCGCAACTAGTTTCAACATTGACAGGTGGCAAGATTCCTGTTGCGTTAGCGCTGGCGTTGGTTAATTTACCTATGTTAATAATTGCTTGGTGGCAATTATCATGGCGTTTTGCAACCTTTACAACGTTAGCTGTATTATTAAGTGCGGCGTTAATGCCACTATTTGATACTACACGTGTATTAACACCTGATCCGTTAATTAATGCACTGTTTGGTGGTGCTTTAAATGGTATGGCAGTTGGGACAGCATTAAGATATGGTGTAGGTACTGGCGGTCTTGATGTTATCGGGCTGCTAGTTAAAAAAAAGTTTGGCCTTAAAATGGGACCAGTCAACCTAGGATTTAACGCGTTGATTATGATTGGCGCTGGTTTAACTTATGGCTGGAAATATGCACTTTACTCTATTGTCGGTGTTATTGTGAGTTCGCGGATGATTGATGCCTTCTTTACACGGCAACAGCAGATGCAGGTAATGATTATCACGACAAAACCTGAGGAAATGGTACAAGGCATTTATGACAAAATGCGTCGTGGTGTGACGATTATCAATGATGCACATGGTGGTTACACTGGTGAAGATCGTGCGGTGTTATTAACTGTTATCACGCAACAAGAACGTTTTGAATTACGAGAAGCGATTAAGTCTGTTGACGATCATGCTTTCTCATCAACTTGGAAAATTGAACATACGGTTGGCCGCTTTTATGAACCAGAATTATAA
- the msrA gene encoding peptide-methionine (S)-S-oxide reductase MsrA — translation MRLNPDDIQQEIYNLILNPATREWERELLVQAKNGQSDVSFREHLDILNNGLKPLATRNNLTPDVMDFYLKINGEPQTDSRDKLALHTAPNPPYQERAIFAGGCFWCMVEPFDTRPGIVAVISGYTGGNWKQPTYDQVVGQYTGHVEAVEILFDTRLITYQQLVDIYWQLIDPTDDLGQVDDRGENYRPVIFVNDEKQRQIAEQSKEAVIASHRYSKPIVVGIENATTFWPAENFHQDFYKKNKIRYRKIKQSRQLYFLSQRLTNRIHKLFRK, via the coding sequence ATGCGTTTAAATCCGGATGATATACAACAAGAAATCTATAATTTAATTCTGAACCCAGCTACAAGGGAGTGGGAACGTGAATTGCTAGTACAGGCAAAAAATGGGCAATCTGATGTTAGCTTTAGGGAACATCTTGACATACTTAATAATGGGCTTAAACCTTTAGCTACAAGAAACAATTTAACGCCAGACGTGATGGATTTTTATTTAAAAATAAATGGGGAACCACAAACAGATTCAAGAGATAAACTAGCATTGCATACTGCACCAAATCCACCGTATCAAGAGCGGGCAATTTTTGCTGGTGGCTGTTTTTGGTGTATGGTGGAGCCATTTGATACGCGTCCTGGTATAGTTGCTGTTATTTCTGGCTATACAGGTGGTAATTGGAAACAGCCAACATATGATCAAGTTGTTGGGCAATATACTGGGCATGTTGAAGCGGTTGAAATATTGTTTGATACACGCTTGATAACATACCAACAGCTAGTTGACATTTATTGGCAATTGATTGATCCGACTGATGATTTAGGTCAAGTTGATGATCGCGGTGAGAACTATCGACCTGTTATTTTTGTAAATGATGAGAAACAACGGCAAATTGCTGAGCAATCCAAAGAAGCTGTTATTGCGTCACATCGTTACTCCAAACCGATTGTTGTAGGAATAGAAAACGCGACAACATTTTGGCCAGCTGAAAATTTTCACCAAGATTTTTATAAAAAAAATAAAATACGTTATCGCAAAATAAAACAGTCACGACAATTGTATTTTCTCTCACAACGCCTAACTAATAGGATTCATAAGCTATTTAGAAAATAA
- the rpsU gene encoding 30S ribosomal protein S21 — MAKVIVRKSESLDDALRRFKRGVSKDGTLQEYRKREYYVKPSVARKLKSEAAQKRNKKKGR, encoded by the coding sequence ATGGCAAAGGTCATCGTACGTAAGAGCGAATCTTTGGATGATGCATTGCGTCGCTTTAAGCGTGGTGTTTCAAAAGACGGTACTCTCCAAGAATACCGTAAGCGCGAATACTATGTTAAGCCTTCAGTTGCTCGTAAATTGAAGTCTGAAGCAGCACAAAAGCGTAATAAGAAGAAGGGCCGTTAA
- a CDS encoding carboxypeptidase M32: MTTQKDLFESVKEQTLLLQLSALSGWDALTGMPKDAGHFRAEVDAYLAEKTFQLSTGTKREKLLINLEADGSTLDDLGQLVLEKARKDFDLTGKIPEEDFVAFQKTLSQAQDFWAQAREANDYQIFKPYVEKIIGYLKQFIPLWQTNEKTPYDVLLNQYEPGLTVAKLDHVFEQVKKGVTTLRQRLVESGNIPDETFLHRRVTKQHQSNYSIAAAQRLGYSLDKGRLDDTIHPFMEALNRDDARITTRWDENNFQMAVLGILHEAGHGLFEQNVDSKYDNARAVLPISMSIHESQSLFNEVMIGRSKEFWTAEYPKLQAEISPALDDIDFDTFYSGWLKSEPTLIRTEADPLTYPLHIIIRYEIEKAIFNDNIDLAELPALWQAKYKEYLGLDVPDDLTGILQDIHWAGGSFGYFPSYALGHLYAAQFRATMIKTLDFKAIFNSGDYSPIFNWRKENIWRHGGAVDPNKILEEVTGETLNPQYWLDFITEIYENAYDL; encoded by the coding sequence ATGACGACACAAAAAGATTTATTTGAATCAGTTAAGGAACAGACGCTACTGTTGCAATTGTCAGCACTTTCTGGGTGGGATGCTTTAACAGGTATGCCAAAAGATGCAGGGCATTTTCGAGCGGAAGTGGATGCTTATCTAGCTGAAAAGACCTTTCAGTTATCTACAGGTACTAAAAGAGAAAAGTTATTAATAAATTTAGAGGCAGACGGATCGACACTTGATGATTTAGGTCAACTTGTCCTTGAAAAAGCGCGCAAAGATTTCGATTTAACAGGTAAAATACCAGAAGAGGATTTTGTTGCTTTTCAAAAAACATTATCGCAAGCACAGGATTTTTGGGCACAAGCTCGGGAAGCCAATGACTATCAGATATTTAAACCCTATGTGGAAAAGATTATTGGTTATTTAAAACAATTTATACCACTTTGGCAAACAAATGAAAAAACACCGTATGATGTTTTGCTGAATCAATATGAACCTGGTTTGACAGTGGCTAAGTTGGATCATGTTTTTGAACAAGTAAAAAAAGGTGTGACTACGCTACGCCAACGATTGGTAGAATCTGGCAACATACCAGATGAGACTTTTTTGCATCGACGGGTAACAAAACAACATCAGAGTAACTATTCAATAGCAGCAGCTCAACGTCTAGGTTATAGTTTGGACAAGGGGCGATTAGATGATACGATTCATCCTTTTATGGAAGCACTAAATCGAGATGATGCACGAATTACCACGCGCTGGGATGAAAATAACTTTCAAATGGCAGTGCTTGGTATTTTACATGAAGCAGGGCACGGGTTATTTGAACAGAATGTTGATAGCAAGTATGATAATGCACGTGCTGTGCTCCCAATTAGCATGAGCATTCATGAGTCACAGTCATTATTCAATGAGGTCATGATAGGTCGCTCAAAGGAATTTTGGACAGCTGAATATCCTAAGTTACAAGCAGAAATTTCGCCAGCATTAGATGATATTGATTTTGATACTTTCTATAGTGGTTGGCTAAAAAGTGAGCCAACATTAATTCGTACTGAAGCTGATCCCTTGACATATCCATTGCATATTATTATCCGTTATGAAATTGAAAAAGCAATTTTTAATGACAATATTGATTTGGCTGAATTACCAGCACTTTGGCAAGCCAAATATAAAGAGTATCTTGGGCTGGACGTTCCTGATGATTTAACAGGTATCCTGCAAGATATTCATTGGGCTGGTGGTTCATTTGGCTATTTCCCGAGCTATGCGTTAGGCCATCTATATGCTGCTCAATTTAGAGCAACCATGATCAAAACCTTGGATTTCAAAGCCATCTTTAATTCAGGTGACTATTCACCAATTTTTAATTGGCGTAAAGAAAATATTTGGCGTCATGGTGGGGCTGTTGATCCCAATAAAATTTTAGAAGAAGTGACAGGCGAAACTCTTAATCCACAATATTGGTTGGACTTTATCACTGAAATATACGAGAATGCTTATGATTTATAA
- a CDS encoding ASCH domain-containing protein, which produces MNYEQVWTPLLKEFTIFSNSPRSEWQFGAAPSQLVDLVITGQKTATSSYFPAYAFDKESVPSVGQLNLILDDKLVPKVLTVNTKVTLQSYDQIGDDIAFLEGEGTRDLIYWRQVHEPFFAEVAKEIGQSFIPQDLIVTEYFKVLKIL; this is translated from the coding sequence ATGAACTACGAACAGGTGTGGACGCCTTTATTAAAAGAGTTCACGATTTTCTCTAATTCTCCGCGATCTGAATGGCAATTTGGGGCTGCTCCATCTCAATTAGTAGATTTGGTAATTACTGGTCAAAAAACTGCGACATCAAGCTATTTTCCTGCATATGCTTTTGATAAAGAATCAGTACCATCAGTTGGACAGCTTAATTTAATATTAGATGATAAACTGGTGCCCAAAGTGTTGACAGTTAATACGAAAGTCACGCTACAATCCTATGATCAAATTGGGGATGATATTGCTTTTTTGGAGGGCGAAGGCACCCGAGATCTAATTTATTGGCGACAGGTTCATGAGCCATTCTTTGCTGAGGTTGCCAAAGAGATAGGTCAGTCATTTATACCGCAAGATTTAATTGTCACGGAATACTTTAAGGTGCTCAAAATATTATAA
- a CDS encoding YcjF family protein, with the protein MIKNHQKNQDEVNSDEAVFESFFSDVLRKMPATTAKIMQQTFNESRVKAEKIVFNSRHQVERRFSEFLDGVDNQTKTKCHQIIHAAALTAAIVGCSPIPFSDAFLLVPIQLTMMSRLHKLFGQSWSASVGKSLSKELVVVGLGRGAVGNIIKFIPAVGTVTGAAINASVAVSITEALGWTTVKMLNDGEDLFEQVMSFRGQFNILFKAMHNLK; encoded by the coding sequence ATGATTAAAAATCATCAAAAAAATCAAGATGAAGTTAACTCAGATGAAGCAGTCTTTGAATCGTTTTTTTCAGATGTATTGAGGAAAATGCCAGCGACAACTGCAAAAATTATGCAACAGACCTTTAATGAATCTAGGGTTAAAGCTGAAAAAATAGTGTTTAATAGTAGGCATCAAGTTGAACGCCGTTTTTCAGAATTTCTAGATGGTGTAGATAATCAAACCAAAACAAAATGCCATCAAATTATTCATGCAGCAGCGCTAACTGCAGCAATTGTAGGGTGTTCACCAATACCATTTTCGGATGCCTTTTTGCTTGTCCCTATACAGCTCACAATGATGTCGCGATTACACAAATTATTTGGTCAATCTTGGTCGGCAAGTGTTGGGAAGAGCTTATCTAAAGAGCTTGTAGTAGTTGGCTTAGGTAGAGGTGCTGTTGGTAATATCATTAAATTTATTCCTGCTGTTGGGACTGTCACAGGAGCCGCAATTAATGCTTCTGTAGCCGTATCCATCACTGAGGCCTTGGGCTGGACAACTGTTAAAATGTTAAATGATGGCGAAGATTTATTTGAACAAGTGATGTCTTTTAGAGGTCAATTCAATATCTTGTTTAAAGCAATGCACAATTTAAAATAA
- a CDS encoding GatB/YqeY domain-containing protein produces MTLLEILNSDMKQAMKDKNKGALSVIRMVKSTVMNEQISLGHDLTSDEELTVLSREVKQRNESLSEFEKGNREDLAAGIRSELDILAKYLPKQLTEEEVQVIVNAAVLKTNASTLKDMGKVMGIVTPQVKGKADGKLVADLVKTALS; encoded by the coding sequence ATGACATTACTAGAAATCCTTAACTCTGATATGAAGCAAGCTATGAAAGACAAAAATAAAGGTGCTTTGTCAGTCATTCGTATGGTTAAATCAACTGTTATGAATGAACAAATTAGTTTGGGACATGATTTAACGTCAGATGAAGAATTGACGGTCTTATCACGTGAGGTAAAGCAACGTAACGAGTCTTTGTCAGAATTTGAAAAAGGAAATCGTGAAGATTTAGCAGCAGGAATTCGTTCAGAATTAGATATTTTAGCAAAATATCTACCTAAACAATTAACTGAAGAAGAAGTTCAAGTAATTGTTAATGCCGCTGTTTTAAAAACGAATGCATCAACATTAAAAGATATGGGTAAAGTTATGGGAATAGTGACACCACAAGTGAAGGGCAAAGCTGACGGTAAATTAGTGGCTGATCTTGTAAAGACAGCATTATCATAA
- a CDS encoding amino acid permease — translation MMTHTNIATNADGTKRGLKKKHVQMIAIGGTIGTGLFLGAGNSIARTGPSILIVYAVLGAFFFLMMRGIGEMLYADPSQHTFVSFISKYVSPGAGYFAGWSYWIGLVFVAMAELTAVSTYVKFWFPHWQTWIIQIAFLAILTLINLISVKYFGETEYWFAMIKIIAIVAMIVTGLVLIFTGFQAPASGGHTIASFNNITHNFSMFPNGVGMFISAFPMVFFAFQGMEFVGITTAETQNPRAVLPQAINTIIIRILIFYLGAMTIIMSIINWHVIAKTPDQSPFVMVFQLAGLRAAAVIINFVVLTSAASALNSAIYSAGRHFYQLAEDSTTPIMSHFKKISTHGVPANAILLTAILVLLSPVINAIPQITSAFGFITAISSNMYIIVYTMTMYAHRKFRESSDYLPDGFTMPGYKFTSPLTLLFFLAIYLSLFFQSDSRVSAIGAVIFSLVFGYLAHRKFANVAADV, via the coding sequence ATGATGACACATACAAACATAGCAACAAACGCAGATGGTACCAAACGTGGTCTTAAAAAAAAGCACGTCCAAATGATCGCTATTGGCGGTACAATCGGAACGGGACTTTTCTTAGGTGCTGGTAATTCTATTGCCCGTACCGGCCCCTCAATTTTAATTGTTTATGCTGTCTTAGGCGCTTTTTTCTTCCTCATGATGCGTGGTATCGGAGAAATGTTATATGCGGATCCTTCACAACACACTTTCGTTTCTTTCATCAGCAAGTATGTTAGCCCTGGTGCTGGTTATTTCGCAGGTTGGTCATATTGGATTGGTTTAGTTTTCGTCGCCATGGCCGAGTTAACAGCTGTTTCAACCTATGTTAAATTTTGGTTCCCACATTGGCAAACTTGGATTATACAAATCGCTTTTTTAGCTATTTTAACCTTAATTAATTTAATTTCTGTTAAATATTTTGGTGAAACAGAGTACTGGTTTGCAATGATTAAAATTATTGCCATTGTTGCCATGATTGTGACTGGCTTAGTTTTGATTTTTACTGGTTTTCAAGCACCCGCTTCAGGTGGCCATACCATAGCCTCATTTAACAATATCACACATAATTTTTCAATGTTTCCTAATGGTGTAGGGATGTTCATTTCTGCCTTTCCCATGGTTTTCTTCGCCTTTCAAGGTATGGAATTCGTTGGCATCACAACAGCTGAAACACAAAATCCACGTGCCGTTTTGCCACAAGCTATAAATACAATAATTATTCGTATTTTAATTTTTTATTTAGGCGCGATGACCATTATTATGTCAATTATCAACTGGCATGTCATTGCAAAAACGCCAGATCAAAGTCCTTTCGTCATGGTATTTCAACTAGCAGGTCTACGAGCAGCAGCTGTCATCATTAACTTCGTGGTCTTGACTTCTGCTGCTTCAGCTTTAAATTCGGCAATATATTCTGCAGGTCGACATTTTTACCAGTTAGCGGAAGATTCTACTACACCAATCATGTCGCACTTCAAAAAAATATCAACACATGGTGTTCCTGCCAATGCTATTCTACTAACCGCTATTTTAGTCCTGCTATCGCCCGTTATTAATGCTATACCACAAATCACTTCAGCTTTTGGATTCATTACAGCTATTTCTTCAAACATGTATATTATTGTTTACACTATGACAATGTATGCACATAGAAAATTTCGCGAATCCTCCGATTATCTACCAGATGGCTTTACAATGCCGGGATACAAATTTACAAGTCCATTGACATTACTATTCTTTTTAGCTATTTATCTCAGTTTATTCTTCCAATCCGATTCTCGCGTATCCGCTATTGGCGCTGTTATATTTAGCCTTGTTTTTGGATACTTAGCTCACCGAAAGTTTGCAAACGTAGCAGCTGATGTGTAA
- a CDS encoding MFS transporter codes for MRSEKKIISNVLKGSLGNLIEWFDWYVYASFAIYFAPSFFPAHDKTAELLSTAAVFAIGFLMRPLGSLVLGKYADQHGRRAALTLSVLIMASGSFIIALTPSYAKIGLFAPAILILARLFQGLSLGGEYGTSATYLSEMASAGHRGFYASFQYVTLISGQLIALGVQIILQMTMTEAALTSWGWRIPFFIGALGALVVLILRLSMEESDQFIAQSKKAKGRLRDLMRYPKAVLTVVGLTLGGTIAFYTYTTYLQKFMINSVGLPKQQVAWINFAALFIFMILQPFAGALSDKIGRKPLLFWFGGLGTVLTIPILTLLSHVKSGWAAFGLMMAGLIIVTGYTSINAIVKAEMFPTEIRALGVGLPYGLTVAIFGGTVEYVALYLKKINHENWFFIYVTLVIAISLAVYWRMTDTKHTSKLDE; via the coding sequence ATGCGATCAGAAAAGAAGATTATTAGTAACGTTTTAAAGGGATCACTGGGAAATTTAATTGAGTGGTTTGATTGGTATGTTTATGCATCTTTTGCAATTTACTTTGCACCATCGTTTTTCCCGGCGCATGATAAAACAGCTGAGCTACTTAGCACAGCTGCTGTATTTGCAATTGGTTTTTTAATGCGTCCGTTAGGCAGTTTGGTTTTAGGAAAATATGCTGATCAACATGGCCGCCGCGCTGCATTAACGTTGTCAGTACTTATTATGGCAAGCGGTTCGTTTATTATTGCGCTAACACCAAGTTACGCTAAAATAGGTCTCTTTGCACCAGCTATTTTAATTTTAGCACGTCTGTTTCAAGGCCTATCTTTAGGTGGTGAATATGGGACATCTGCCACTTATTTATCTGAAATGGCTAGTGCAGGACATCGTGGATTTTATGCATCATTTCAGTATGTCACTTTGATTAGTGGTCAACTGATTGCTCTAGGTGTTCAAATTATTTTGCAAATGACGATGACTGAAGCAGCACTAACGTCATGGGGATGGCGTATACCATTCTTTATTGGCGCTTTGGGAGCACTTGTAGTTCTAATATTACGGTTGAGTATGGAGGAATCCGATCAGTTTATTGCCCAAAGCAAGAAAGCAAAAGGACGTTTACGTGATTTAATGCGCTATCCGAAAGCAGTTTTAACAGTTGTCGGTCTCACATTAGGTGGTACGATTGCTTTTTATACTTATACAACCTATTTACAAAAATTTATGATTAATTCAGTTGGTTTGCCAAAACAACAAGTTGCGTGGATTAATTTTGCAGCACTATTTATTTTTATGATTTTACAACCATTTGCAGGCGCACTTTCTGATAAGATAGGCCGCAAGCCGCTACTATTTTGGTTTGGTGGGTTAGGCACTGTATTAACGATACCAATCTTAACATTATTATCGCATGTTAAAAGCGGGTGGGCAGCTTTTGGCTTGATGATGGCTGGATTAATTATTGTCACAGGTTATACATCAATAAATGCTATTGTTAAAGCAGAAATGTTTCCAACAGAAATTAGAGCACTTGGTGTTGGTCTCCCTTATGGTCTAACGGTTGCTATCTTTGGTGGAACTGTTGAGTATGTCGCTTTATACTTAAAAAAAATAAATCACGAAAATTGGTTTTTTATTTATGTAACGTTGGTAATTGCGATTAGTTTAGCCGTTTATTGGCGAATGACAGATACAAAACATACTTCTAAATTAGATGAATAA